A DNA window from Paenibacillus sp. HWE-109 contains the following coding sequences:
- a CDS encoding ribonuclease H-like domain-containing protein — MSGLRERLGRLKGQAAAQVTPPPLPPADGEWAQIGAHVHTSPAGSFIMRRRLYGADSMHGKYRLQELSDVAQQLSCFHDHDAVVRHEDLLFFDTETTGLGVGAGNVPFMVGIGYYTGESFTVEQLLIRNPAEEQAMLIYLQTLLERFTHIVSYNGRTFDWPILKNRYVLNRLQLDDADLLQLDLLYPSRSIWRNTLPSCRLSKVEESRLGFERVDDVPGSMAPALYFQYLAEKNPSILEGVFIHNEYDIVTMAALATHFGKLLIDETEDVAVIDHSELEELFRTGQWLDKMNRTAKAQSYFDALFHKLMSGNSQANSAEQENTLLQLAAFYKKNGQYQLAVDLWKRWIEIRNASIALQIDAYLELAMYYEHRERNIHQAIFYAEEAWAKLWRRRSLHRGDKKQNEVEEALEKRIRRLKAKLSKTASPQSTRKAKPIYVSEGLI, encoded by the coding sequence ATGAGCGGGCTCCGTGAAAGGCTGGGCCGTCTGAAAGGCCAGGCGGCGGCGCAAGTGACACCGCCGCCGCTGCCTCCGGCAGACGGCGAGTGGGCGCAGATCGGCGCCCATGTCCACACGAGCCCGGCGGGCTCGTTCATCATGCGGCGCCGTTTGTACGGCGCGGACAGCATGCACGGCAAATATCGGCTGCAGGAGCTGTCCGATGTTGCGCAGCAGCTGTCCTGCTTTCACGACCATGACGCCGTCGTCCGGCACGAAGATCTGCTGTTCTTCGATACCGAGACGACCGGACTCGGCGTCGGTGCGGGCAACGTGCCGTTCATGGTCGGCATCGGCTATTACACAGGGGAGTCATTCACTGTGGAACAGCTTCTGATTCGCAATCCTGCGGAAGAGCAGGCGATGCTCATTTATTTGCAAACGCTGCTCGAACGCTTTACACATATTGTTTCCTATAATGGACGCACGTTTGACTGGCCGATCCTGAAGAATCGCTACGTCCTGAATCGTCTCCAATTGGACGATGCTGATCTGCTGCAATTAGATCTTCTGTACCCCTCGCGCAGTATTTGGCGCAATACACTGCCGTCATGTCGTTTGAGCAAGGTCGAAGAAAGCAGACTGGGCTTTGAACGAGTGGACGATGTGCCAGGTTCTATGGCGCCTGCGTTATATTTTCAATATTTGGCGGAGAAAAATCCATCCATCCTTGAAGGTGTCTTTATTCATAATGAGTATGATATCGTAACGATGGCAGCGCTAGCTACTCATTTTGGCAAATTGTTAATTGACGAAACGGAAGATGTTGCCGTTATTGATCATTCAGAACTTGAAGAACTGTTTCGAACAGGCCAATGGCTGGACAAAATGAACCGCACAGCGAAAGCTCAATCTTACTTTGATGCCTTGTTTCACAAGTTAATGAGCGGCAATAGTCAGGCCAACTCTGCAGAGCAAGAGAACACGCTTTTGCAATTAGCTGCCTTTTATAAGAAGAATGGGCAATATCAGCTTGCCGTAGATTTGTGGAAACGATGGATCGAGATCAGAAACGCAAGTATTGCTCTGCAAATAGATGCTTATCTGGAGTTAGCGATGTATTATGAGCATCGGGAGAGAAATATCCATCAGGCCATTTTTTATGCGGAAGAGGCATGGGCCAAACTGTGGCGCCGCCGCTCCCTGCATCGCGGAGACAAAAAGCAAAATGAGGTTGAAGAAGCATTGGAGAAACGCATCCGGCGTTTGAAAGCTAAGCTGAGCAAGACAGCTTCCCCTCAATCCACGCGTAAAGCTAAACCGATCTATGTCAGCGAAGGGTTAATTTAA
- a CDS encoding nitroreductase family protein gives MTTSLPTEIESNRQPDHEINPQFLTRWSPRSFTDQEVTEDVLLSLFEAARWAPSGSNLQPWRFIIARTEEEKAKFYDFIMPANREWCEKAPVLTLVISYTKTSRGDSNPSHQFDAGTAWGYLALEANNQGLITHAMGGFHRDQAREALQIPEDYDIHAVIAIGHRGPVDALSEKFQERETPSTRRPINELLFAGEFGKSL, from the coding sequence GTGACAACTTCTTTACCGACCGAAATCGAAAGCAATCGCCAGCCTGATCACGAAATCAACCCACAGTTCCTTACCCGGTGGTCACCACGCTCATTTACGGATCAAGAAGTAACCGAAGATGTACTCCTAAGCTTATTCGAAGCAGCACGATGGGCTCCATCCGGCAGCAATTTGCAGCCATGGCGTTTCATTATTGCAAGAACAGAAGAAGAAAAAGCCAAATTCTATGACTTTATCATGCCGGCAAATCGCGAATGGTGTGAGAAAGCTCCCGTCCTTACACTAGTTATCTCCTACACCAAAACGTCAAGAGGCGATAGCAATCCCAGCCATCAGTTCGACGCAGGCACAGCATGGGGATATCTGGCTCTGGAAGCTAACAATCAAGGTTTAATTACACATGCAATGGGCGGATTCCATCGCGATCAAGCTCGCGAAGCTCTGCAAATTCCTGAAGATTATGATATTCATGCTGTCATCGCCATTGGTCACCGTGGACCGGTAGACGCATTGTCAGAGAAATTCCAGGAACGTGAAACGCCATCAACAAGACGCCCGATTAATGAGCTTCTGTTTGCAGGAGAATTCGGTAAATCACTTTAA
- a CDS encoding discoidin domain-containing protein, which yields MTYYVYRRAVMEILLVVFVSILFSIVGWNHHAKAAEIPVSQGKSAFASSVTSATYSADQAVDGFIQTKWTASSLQLPQWLTVDLAQNVHVKRVETVFEHAASSYQYTIETSADGINWSLFADQSSNSDISFPYYSDSGDVQARFVRIQVLGVGTPGDGASIYDFRVYTSNTPLMLLSLNKTTAAYSSFSTSLGSSKAVDGQLSTRWAPSNVSLPQWLVVDLGQLLNVQRFETTYEKQDEVYGYKIDFSVDGLTWYTFTDRTSNSQRGEPRYVDAGNVTARYFRLTTTSVGTAGTYANVAEFQIYGPDGGTTPGNQQILNSIALDRTSYSVQTGQTSTTRLTGTYSNSNSQSITSGAIYSISNTAIATVNTSGVITGVSAGTTNVTVSYMGKTTTSTVTVSTTLANLNRIAFDTYSYSMQIGAYRYPYVTAYLNDGSTQTISSGITFVSSNPSVATVNSSGSITAVTSGSANITASYGSFTASATVYVTTTVSRIEADASYVNMELNATKYVVIRAYDANNTSTTVTSSASFVSSNPSVVYASSSGYLSASSAGTATITVTYSGISTTIYVTVGALDSSAPTWNYGSSVTSSEATATSTTLTWTSATDNVGITSYRVYKGSNVVTTVSGSELSATITGLTEGQDYQFKVEAGDLANNWSTTGPSVNVSLKSAPVAPLANTAGAALSSNLVRENSPEGGLLSRVTVDADRLATAFQSLNSNPATLLTLHVQDYKDTTVIQFPTSSFNNLQVSDNHSVIRVELDANSLSIPLLFLKNHAVEGDGFIRVLIRHDAGPLAAQVSQKMTELNASLLLTNPIEFEISVNGSDLNGWDGNYVERTLALPGTSYAANATAVRIDATTGESSFVPSQLMNVGGSWSMLVKDQSGGIYTAISAAKSFADMSAHWAREDVEKLASKGIISGVSGDKFDPEKEISRAEFAALLIRSQGMKVDNSEPAAGSAFRDILKGDWYAGLVNTAAQAGLIQGYDDGTFRPSEHVSREQMAAMVNRTIQRAGQSVVSASAEAVLTPFKDHDVIDDWAREAMAFTLENGLMQGITETKLEPHANATRAQAAVMLNRLLVYMHFIN from the coding sequence ATGACGTATTATGTTTACAGACGGGCTGTAATGGAAATATTGCTAGTCGTGTTTGTAAGTATTTTATTCAGTATTGTTGGTTGGAATCACCATGCAAAAGCCGCTGAAATTCCAGTTTCTCAAGGTAAATCTGCGTTCGCATCCAGTGTAACCAGTGCTACCTACAGTGCAGACCAAGCGGTAGATGGATTTATTCAAACCAAATGGACCGCCAGCAGCTTGCAATTGCCTCAATGGCTGACGGTTGATCTTGCTCAGAATGTTCATGTAAAACGTGTAGAGACTGTGTTCGAGCACGCGGCTAGTTCCTATCAATATACCATTGAAACGTCAGCAGATGGAATAAATTGGAGCTTATTTGCCGATCAATCATCGAATTCCGACATCAGTTTCCCGTATTACTCTGATTCGGGAGATGTTCAGGCGCGTTTTGTCCGAATTCAAGTACTTGGTGTAGGTACGCCTGGCGATGGAGCAAGCATTTATGATTTTCGTGTATATACATCCAATACGCCGCTCATGCTGTTATCTTTAAATAAAACAACAGCAGCCTACAGCAGTTTTTCGACATCTCTGGGTTCTTCCAAGGCAGTAGACGGGCAGCTTTCAACCCGTTGGGCACCAAGCAATGTGTCTTTACCGCAATGGCTGGTAGTCGATCTTGGACAACTGCTTAATGTGCAGCGGTTTGAGACGACGTATGAGAAACAAGATGAAGTGTACGGGTATAAGATTGATTTTTCTGTGGATGGTCTGACGTGGTATACCTTTACAGATCGCACAAGCAATTCACAGCGCGGGGAGCCGCGGTATGTGGATGCAGGCAATGTGACTGCCCGTTATTTTCGCTTAACGACGACGAGTGTGGGGACAGCTGGCACTTATGCGAATGTCGCCGAATTTCAAATTTATGGGCCTGACGGCGGGACGACGCCCGGGAACCAACAAATTTTAAACAGCATAGCGCTTGATCGTACTTCGTATTCCGTGCAAACGGGGCAAACATCCACTACTCGTTTGACGGGGACTTACAGCAACAGCAATTCACAAAGTATTACTTCAGGGGCAATCTATTCGATCAGCAATACGGCGATTGCGACGGTTAACACAAGTGGCGTCATTACTGGCGTTTCAGCGGGAACAACGAATGTAACGGTTTCTTATATGGGGAAAACGACGACATCCACAGTGACAGTTTCGACGACCTTAGCCAATCTGAATCGTATTGCGTTTGATACTTACTCTTATTCCATGCAGATTGGCGCATACCGCTATCCTTATGTGACAGCTTATCTGAATGATGGCAGTACACAGACGATATCCAGCGGCATCACTTTCGTCAGTTCCAATCCGTCGGTGGCCACGGTTAATAGCAGTGGCTCGATCACGGCAGTCACATCTGGGTCGGCAAACATTACTGCGAGTTATGGATCTTTCACGGCTTCAGCTACCGTTTATGTGACCACCACGGTTAGCCGCATTGAAGCCGATGCCAGTTATGTGAATATGGAGCTGAATGCTACCAAATATGTCGTTATTCGTGCTTACGATGCGAACAATACCAGCACGACTGTGACCTCAAGTGCCAGCTTCGTCAGCTCCAATCCCTCCGTTGTCTATGCCAGTTCAAGTGGTTATCTGTCTGCTTCATCGGCAGGTACGGCGACAATTACAGTTACTTACAGCGGCATATCAACGACAATATACGTAACGGTAGGTGCGCTGGATTCATCAGCTCCGACCTGGAACTACGGTTCCAGCGTGACGTCCTCTGAGGCAACTGCTACATCGACTACATTAACTTGGACATCGGCGACAGACAATGTTGGTATAACGTCATACCGTGTTTACAAGGGTTCGAATGTAGTGACAACTGTAAGTGGAAGTGAGTTATCGGCTACGATAACCGGGTTAACAGAAGGACAGGATTATCAGTTTAAAGTGGAAGCGGGGGATCTTGCGAATAATTGGTCTACAACAGGACCATCCGTTAATGTTAGTTTGAAAAGTGCTCCTGTCGCCCCGCTTGCGAATACAGCGGGAGCTGCACTAAGCAGTAACCTGGTGCGCGAGAATTCGCCGGAAGGCGGTCTTCTATCTCGAGTTACGGTGGATGCGGATCGTTTAGCTACAGCCTTCCAATCGCTGAACTCGAATCCGGCAACCCTGCTAACCTTGCATGTACAAGATTACAAAGATACGACGGTGATTCAATTTCCAACAAGTTCTTTTAACAATCTGCAAGTAAGCGATAATCATTCGGTCATTCGGGTTGAACTGGATGCGAACAGCCTTTCCATTCCACTGCTCTTTCTAAAAAATCATGCTGTCGAAGGAGATGGATTCATTCGTGTGCTTATCCGGCATGACGCAGGTCCCTTAGCTGCCCAAGTGAGTCAAAAAATGACGGAGCTCAATGCGAGTCTTCTTCTCACTAATCCCATTGAATTCGAAATTAGTGTCAATGGAAGTGATTTGAACGGTTGGGACGGCAACTACGTTGAACGCACACTGGCATTGCCGGGCACTTCCTATGCAGCCAATGCGACGGCAGTCCGAATCGATGCGACAACGGGGGAATCGTCTTTCGTACCTTCGCAATTAATGAATGTAGGCGGCAGCTGGAGTATGCTTGTGAAGGATCAGAGTGGTGGGATATATACAGCCATCAGTGCAGCTAAATCCTTTGCCGACATGTCAGCACACTGGGCCCGTGAAGATGTGGAGAAGCTTGCTTCCAAGGGAATCATCAGCGGTGTAAGCGGTGATAAATTTGATCCTGAAAAAGAAATCTCTCGCGCTGAATTCGCGGCCTTGCTGATTCGCTCCCAAGGAATGAAGGTTGACAACTCCGAGCCGGCAGCAGGTTCTGCCTTCAGGGATATACTTAAGGGAGACTGGTATGCTGGTTTAGTCAATACGGCCGCGCAAGCTGGACTCATCCAAGGCTATGATGATGGGACCTTCCGTCCATCCGAGCATGTTTCCCGCGAGCAGATGGCGGCTATGGTGAATCGAACGATTCAGCGTGCAGGTCAATCAGTGGTAAGCGCTTCCGCTGAAGCCGTGCTAACGCCATTTAAAGATCATGATGTGATTGACGATTGGGCTCGTGAAGCGATGGCATTTACGTTGGAAAATGGCCTTATGCAAGGTATCACCGAAACTAAACTGGAGCCGCATGCGAATGCGACCAGAGCTCAAGCAGCAGTTATGCTGAACAGACTTCTAGTCTATATGCATTTTATTAATTAA
- a CDS encoding metal-dependent hydrolase: MDTGSHLLFGVTLAGLACLEPAIVQDPALAHAVLAGTLIGSHAPDFDTLARLRGYATYLRVHRGFTHSLPALFIWPALISLPLAAMFGVWEHLFSLYAWIFAAVVLHVALDLFNVYGVQCLRPFSKKWFHLDTLSLYEPFLFGLHSIGLLIWLFVWGGAEGAHIGEMFALIYAASFFYIAIRAAQRKRNIQLVKSKLNLAEGTCHLIPSLNWFQWQFVIEGDHQYYLGEIREGNVTLEKEYSSSNYSYESTHPIVKATMTTDGVRAFLHFAQRIHVSWSEKNGGYEVQWRDVRFWYKQKLSFGVNVMLDHDMNVVSDTLGWDKKAWDPPYV; encoded by the coding sequence ATGGACACAGGAAGTCACTTATTATTCGGTGTCACCCTAGCAGGATTAGCCTGTTTGGAACCGGCGATTGTACAAGATCCTGCTTTGGCGCATGCCGTACTTGCGGGTACGCTTATTGGTTCACATGCCCCGGATTTCGATACGTTGGCTCGCCTGAGAGGCTATGCAACGTATTTGCGTGTCCATCGGGGATTCACGCATTCCCTGCCAGCCTTGTTCATCTGGCCGGCACTGATCAGCCTTCCTCTTGCGGCAATGTTTGGCGTTTGGGAGCATCTGTTTAGCTTATATGCTTGGATCTTCGCGGCTGTTGTCCTTCATGTTGCGCTCGATTTATTTAACGTTTACGGGGTTCAGTGCTTGCGCCCATTCTCGAAGAAATGGTTTCATCTGGATACGCTTAGTCTGTATGAACCTTTCTTATTTGGACTTCATAGTATAGGGCTTCTAATTTGGTTATTCGTTTGGGGAGGCGCTGAAGGTGCTCATATTGGGGAGATGTTTGCCCTGATCTACGCGGCTAGCTTCTTCTATATCGCGATTAGAGCCGCGCAGCGCAAGAGAAATATCCAGTTAGTTAAGAGTAAACTTAACCTGGCGGAAGGTACTTGTCATTTAATTCCGAGTCTTAATTGGTTCCAGTGGCAATTTGTCATCGAGGGGGATCATCAATACTACTTGGGTGAGATTCGCGAAGGGAATGTGACTCTGGAGAAAGAGTATAGTAGTTCTAATTACTCATATGAATCTACACATCCCATTGTGAAGGCGACGATGACGACGGATGGAGTCAGAGCCTTTCTGCACTTTGCGCAGCGTATTCATGTCAGTTGGAGCGAGAAGAATGGCGGCTACGAAGTGCAGTGGCGCGATGTGCGTTTCTGGTATAAACAGAAGCTGTCATTCGGCGTCAATGTCATGCTGGACCACGATATGAACGTTGTCAGCGACACGTTAGGTTGGGATAAAAAGGCGTGGGATCCACCCTATGTTTAA
- a CDS encoding lysophospholipid acyltransferase family protein: MYEWIGRLTSNERNLARIEKGLRMFPDRLMADSCTVLSMIMYAAIGTTFLRRMKSNLGDLLGELPDVYYTKITKKYLQNVVFTLYEVLFRSEQLQANSKAFLSVQGEEHLEEAYRLAMGKGMVIYTPHIGNFFFYYWYLSQKFDCLTVASAGSPELKPLYGKFAALGCKGLDYDSVPQLEMYRTLRRHVLRGGVVFILGDFWRPNFPLTRLFGKLTRSPEGAAMLALELQVPVVPFYGYRMKGFRHRLVFGTPIELYKQFEHSGRKERAAANVVLNSFIEQVIREQPASWFYWFNVHERWENAGAYKIDFTDLQDSKPLTTAEAG, translated from the coding sequence TTGTACGAATGGATTGGACGATTGACTTCAAATGAACGAAATCTTGCTCGCATTGAAAAAGGTTTGCGCATGTTTCCAGATAGGTTGATGGCAGATAGTTGTACAGTCCTGTCGATGATCATGTATGCAGCTATAGGCACGACTTTTCTGAGACGAATGAAATCAAATTTGGGCGATCTTTTGGGAGAGCTGCCTGACGTTTATTACACAAAAATCACAAAGAAATATTTGCAAAATGTCGTGTTTACCTTATACGAAGTTTTGTTCCGTTCGGAGCAGCTGCAAGCAAATTCGAAGGCCTTTCTAAGTGTTCAGGGGGAGGAGCATCTAGAGGAAGCTTATCGTCTGGCGATGGGGAAGGGAATGGTCATCTACACGCCGCATATCGGGAACTTTTTCTTCTATTATTGGTATTTGAGTCAAAAATTTGATTGCCTGACCGTTGCCTCTGCCGGCAGTCCAGAACTCAAACCTTTGTATGGAAAGTTCGCAGCTTTGGGTTGCAAAGGATTGGATTATGACAGCGTGCCGCAGCTTGAAATGTATCGAACGCTCAGAAGGCATGTGCTCCGTGGCGGTGTTGTGTTCATTCTCGGTGATTTCTGGCGGCCGAACTTTCCCTTAACCAGACTGTTCGGCAAGCTGACAAGGAGCCCGGAAGGCGCTGCCATGCTAGCTCTGGAGCTTCAAGTGCCTGTGGTTCCATTCTACGGCTATCGGATGAAGGGATTCCGTCATCGTCTTGTGTTTGGTACTCCGATTGAATTATATAAGCAATTTGAGCATTCTGGACGTAAAGAACGTGCCGCGGCTAACGTCGTTCTGAATTCTTTTATCGAGCAGGTCATTCGTGAACAACCAGCCTCTTGGTTTTATTGGTTTAATGTGCATGAACGCTGGGAAAACGCGGGTGCATACAAAATAGATTTCACCGATTTGCAAGACAGCAAGCCTTTGACGACAGCGGAAGCGGGTTAG
- a CDS encoding DEAD/DEAH box helicase produces MRKKSLSDLINGLKSNENIVNWHEVEPTEAKTRPMPESVDARIKAALAKRGIEQLYIHQHTAYETIRKCENVVAVTPTASGKTLCYNLPVLQAIAEDDASRALYLFPTKALAQDQKSELNEIINEMGIDIKSFTYDGDTSPAIRQIVKNVGHIVITNPDMLHSAILPHHTKWVSLFSNLKYIVIDELHTYRGVFGSHVANVIRRLQRICKFYGSDPLFICTSATIANPQELAEQLTGKPMRLIDNNGAPRGRKHFAFYNPPIVNKPLNLRKSATVEVNQLAKEFLTNKVQTIVFARSRVRVELILSHLQEIVKNELGTKSIRGYRGGYLPNQRREIERGLRNGEILGVVSTNALELGVDIGQLQVCIMSGYPGSVASTWQQAGRAGRRHGEALVVMVASNTPIDQYVVQNPEYFFERSPESARINPENLLILVDHLRCAAYELPVKIGEEFGPLEITDILEYLVEERVLTQAGDSFYWANQSFPAHEVSLRSAAQENVVIVDQSDVANVKIIGEMDRFSAMTLLHDEAIYLHEGAQFQVEKLDWEHKKAYVREVDVEYYTDANLAVKLKVLSTDLTKKRRTTSLNHGDVAVNVMATMFKKIRLTSFENIGYGPIKLPEEELHTSATWVEITEIDPTLETKTLEQLLMGLSNVIRHIVPIHVMCDRSDIHVVSQIRAEHSQLPTIFIYDHYPGGIGLAEDVYKRFDEIKEAARNLIRKCPCEDGCPSCIGTEIEGRDAKRKSLLLLEGL; encoded by the coding sequence ATAAGAAAAAAATCCCTCTCGGATTTAATAAACGGATTAAAAAGTAATGAAAATATAGTAAATTGGCACGAGGTTGAACCCACAGAAGCCAAAACAAGACCCATGCCCGAAAGCGTAGACGCCAGGATAAAAGCAGCCTTGGCTAAAAGAGGTATTGAACAGCTATACATTCACCAGCATACTGCATATGAAACTATCCGAAAGTGCGAAAATGTCGTAGCTGTAACGCCGACTGCTTCGGGCAAGACGTTATGTTATAACCTTCCTGTTCTACAGGCAATCGCCGAAGACGACGCCAGCCGTGCGCTTTACTTGTTCCCAACGAAGGCCCTGGCGCAAGATCAAAAAAGCGAATTAAACGAAATCATTAACGAAATGGGTATCGACATAAAAAGCTTTACCTACGACGGAGATACTTCTCCAGCCATTCGGCAAATAGTGAAGAACGTCGGCCATATCGTTATTACGAACCCGGATATGCTGCATTCAGCCATTCTGCCACATCATACGAAATGGGTAAGCTTATTTAGTAATCTTAAATACATAGTAATTGATGAACTGCATACGTACAGGGGGGTATTCGGCAGCCATGTAGCAAACGTAATCCGTAGGCTGCAGCGTATTTGCAAATTTTACGGCAGCGATCCGCTTTTTATCTGTACGTCTGCTACGATTGCGAATCCGCAGGAACTGGCCGAACAGCTTACAGGTAAACCTATGCGACTGATTGACAACAACGGCGCGCCAAGGGGAAGGAAGCATTTTGCTTTTTATAACCCGCCTATAGTAAATAAGCCGCTAAACCTTCGGAAAAGCGCGACGGTAGAAGTAAACCAGCTTGCTAAAGAATTCCTGACGAATAAAGTACAGACAATCGTTTTTGCCCGCAGTCGGGTAAGGGTAGAGTTAATACTAAGTCACTTACAAGAAATCGTGAAGAATGAATTAGGGACTAAGTCCATAAGGGGCTACCGGGGCGGCTACTTACCGAATCAGCGGAGGGAAATTGAACGGGGCTTGCGAAACGGGGAAATACTGGGGGTAGTAAGCACGAACGCCTTAGAACTTGGTGTAGATATTGGGCAGCTGCAAGTCTGCATTATGTCAGGGTATCCTGGCAGCGTCGCCAGCACCTGGCAGCAAGCAGGCCGGGCTGGTAGACGGCATGGGGAAGCCCTGGTAGTTATGGTAGCCAGCAATACTCCTATAGACCAGTATGTAGTCCAAAATCCTGAATATTTTTTCGAGCGTTCCCCGGAATCTGCGAGAATTAACCCTGAAAATTTGTTAATCCTGGTAGATCATTTGCGTTGTGCAGCGTATGAACTTCCTGTAAAAATCGGCGAAGAATTCGGCCCGTTGGAGATAACTGATATACTGGAATACCTGGTAGAAGAAAGGGTGCTTACTCAAGCTGGCGATTCGTTTTACTGGGCAAATCAATCTTTCCCCGCCCATGAAGTAAGTCTGCGATCAGCAGCGCAGGAAAACGTAGTAATTGTCGACCAATCGGACGTAGCAAACGTAAAAATTATCGGCGAGATGGACAGATTTAGCGCTATGACCCTTTTACATGACGAAGCAATCTACTTGCATGAAGGCGCACAGTTTCAAGTCGAAAAGTTAGACTGGGAACATAAGAAAGCATACGTACGGGAAGTCGATGTAGAATATTACACCGATGCGAACCTGGCAGTTAAGCTAAAAGTGTTATCAACTGACCTAACGAAAAAAAGGCGAACAACGTCGTTAAATCATGGCGACGTAGCCGTAAATGTTATGGCAACGATGTTTAAAAAAATCCGTTTGACGAGTTTTGAAAATATCGGATACGGGCCAATTAAGCTTCCCGAAGAAGAACTGCATACCAGTGCGACCTGGGTAGAAATAACGGAGATTGACCCCACATTAGAAACAAAAACGCTAGAGCAACTATTAATGGGATTATCCAATGTGATAAGGCATATCGTACCTATTCATGTAATGTGTGACCGCAGCGACATTCATGTAGTTTCCCAAATAAGGGCTGAACATTCACAGCTGCCTACGATCTTTATTTACGACCATTACCCAGGCGGTATTGGATTAGCGGAAGACGTATATAAGCGATTCGACGAAATAAAAGAAGCGGCCAGGAACTTAATTCGAAAATGTCCATGTGAGGACGGCTGTCCTTCATGTATTGGAACTGAAATAGAAGGGAGGGACGCAAAGAGAAAATCCCTTCTTTTACTGGAGGGGTTATAA
- a CDS encoding GNAT family N-acetyltransferase — MSGLLLNTAPRKTNLSVMLANRTNDIEQALRLRYQVFVVEENNMLLHNEDGLERDAYDAYCDHLIVKDLDMDKVIGTYRLLPGDRALTGIGFYSETEFDLTSYTTYKKQSLELGRSCIAPEYRGGRAIQLLWEGIAGYIAERNYSHLIGCASVHVNQVEELNLIYSLLLQKQMITDRYGIKPLATHLIQGIAQIPIDSNDKDVFRKLPPLMKGYQWLGAEIGGEPAYDALFKTVDFFIVLQKERITKRYKRHFLAE; from the coding sequence TTGAGTGGATTACTTCTGAATACAGCGCCCCGGAAAACGAATCTATCGGTCATGCTAGCAAACCGTACAAATGACATTGAGCAAGCTCTGCGATTGAGGTATCAGGTTTTCGTAGTAGAAGAGAACAACATGCTGCTGCACAATGAGGATGGGCTCGAAAGAGATGCGTATGACGCTTATTGCGACCATCTAATCGTTAAAGATTTGGACATGGATAAAGTGATAGGCACGTATCGGTTGCTGCCAGGGGATCGCGCTTTGACAGGCATTGGGTTTTATTCAGAGACGGAATTTGATTTGACTTCTTATACAACTTATAAAAAACAATCGCTTGAACTAGGACGAAGCTGCATAGCACCTGAATATCGTGGAGGAAGGGCAATTCAGTTGCTATGGGAAGGCATTGCCGGGTACATTGCAGAGCGAAATTATAGCCATCTAATTGGATGCGCCAGCGTACATGTTAACCAGGTCGAGGAACTCAATTTGATCTACTCCTTACTTTTACAAAAACAAATGATTACAGATCGTTACGGAATTAAACCACTCGCGACTCATCTCATCCAAGGGATAGCGCAAATTCCTATTGACAGTAATGATAAGGATGTTTTTCGCAAACTGCCTCCTCTGATGAAAGGCTATCAATGGCTTGGTGCTGAAATTGGCGGAGAACCGGCGTATGATGCGTTGTTCAAAACCGTTGACTTCTTCATCGTTCTGCAAAAAGAACGGATCACTAAGCGTTATAAGCGGCACTTTTTAGCGGAATAA